The following coding sequences are from one Rhineura floridana isolate rRhiFlo1 chromosome 2, rRhiFlo1.hap2, whole genome shotgun sequence window:
- the ARHGAP1 gene encoding rho GTPase-activating protein 1, with the protein MEHYPDLQEDLSLEDTNESLNQLKLASLDDKNWPPDEVPAFPKSDDSKGSPDPVTHLRWDDPYYDIARHQIVEVAGDDKYGRKVILFSACRMPPSYQLDHVKLLSYLKYTLDQYVESDYTLVYLHHGLTSENKPSLSWLRDAYREFDRKYKKNIKALFIVHPTMFIKTLLILFKPLISFKFGQKIFYANYLSDLEEHVKLEQLGIPSQVLKYDEYLRSLQKPSQVPQKVTPPRPPLPNQQFGVSLQYLREKSLDQNLVPLVIRETTAYLQEHALNTEGIYRRSANIQTVREVQQKYNMGLPVDFLQYDDVHLPAVILKTFLRDLPEPLLTFGLYSDVVNFYSVEEEKRVDVVRKTLQSLPEENYQVLCSLMALLVQVSANSDINKMTNTNLAVVFGPNLLWAKDAAITLKAINPINTFTKFLLDNQRELFQSLEA; encoded by the exons ATGACTCCAAGGGCTCCCCTGATCCTGTCACTCACTTACGGTGGGATGACCCATACTATGACATCGCTAGACACCAGATTGTGGAAGTAGCAG GTGATGACAAGTATGGGAGGAAAGTAATTCTGTTCAGTGCCTGCCGGATGCCTCCCAGCTATCAGCTTGATCATGTGAAACTGCTGAG CTATTTGAAGTATACATTGGACCAGTATGTGGAGAGTGATTACACCTTAGTATATCTGCACCATGGTCTGACCAGTGAGAACAAGCCATCGTTAAGCTGGCTGCGGGATGCCTACCGAGAATTTGACCGCAA ATACAAGAAGAACATCAAAGCGTTGTTTATTGTGCACCCAACCATGTTCATCAAGACACTGCTGATTCTCTTCAAGCCACTGATCAG CTTTAAGTTTGGGCAGAAGATTTTCTATGCAAACTACCTGAGTGACCTGGAGGAGCATGTGAAACTGGAGCAGCTGGGGATCCCAAGCCAGGTGCTAAA GTATGATGAATATCTGAGATCACTGCAAAAGCCCTCCCAAGTGCCTCAGAAAGTAACCCCACCCCGCCCACCTCTGCCAAACCAACAGTTTGGGGTTTCTCTCCAGTA TTTAAGGGAGAAGAGCTTGGACCAGAATCTCGTCCCGCTGGTGATAAGGGAGACCACTGCCTATCTACAGGAGCATG CTCTTAACACGGAGGGGATTTACCGACGATCAGCAAACATCCAGACAGTCAGAGAGGTTCAGCAGAAATACAATATGG GGCTGCCTGTGGACTTCTTGCAATATGATGATGTGCATCTCCCTGCTGTGATTCTGAAGACCTTCTTGCGGGACCTGCCTGAGCCTTTGCTCACCTTTGGTCTCTACAGTGATGTTGTCAATTTCTACA GTGTGGAGGAAGAAAAGCGTGTGGATGTTGTTCGCAAAACCCTGCAGAGTCTCCCAGAAGAAAATTACCAAGTGCTGTGCTCACTGATGGCCTTACTTGTGCAG GTCTCCGCTAACAGCGACATCAACAAGATGACCAACACTAATCTGGCAGTCGTTTTTGGCCCAAACCTGCTGTGGGCCAAAGATGCAGCCATAACCCTCAAAGCCATTAATCCTATCAACACTTTCACCAAGTTCCTACTGGACAACCAGAGGGAGCTTTTCCAGAGCCTCGAGGCTTGA